The window TCTGGGCCTCGGGCATTTCTTTAGTGGCGCATATGCAAAACCCCCATTGCCCGGCCGTACATATGAACACCCGCATGTTCTGGACCCCGCATGCCTGGTGGTTCGGCGGTGGCTCGGATTTGAACCCCTGTCTGGAATATGACGCAGACACCGCGCATTTCCATGATGTACAGAAAACCCATTGCGACCGCCACGGCACCGCGCATTACCCGCGTCTCAAAGCATGGGCCGACGACTATTTCTATATTCCGCACCGCAACCGCGCCCGCGGGGTTGGCGGCATCTTTCTGGATGATCACAATTCCGGCGACTGGGCATCTGACTTTGCCTTTATCCAGGACATCGGACAGGCTTTTTTGCCCGCCTTTGTCCCCCTGGTGGAAAAACGCCGAACCGATGATTTTGGCAGCGTGGAAAAAGACGCCCAACTGGTGCACCGTGGCCTCTATGCTGAATATAATCTGGTCTATGATCGCGGCACCAAATTTGGCCTGGAAACCGGCCACGACGCCAATGCGGTTTTGATGAGCCTGCCCCCCATGGCGAAGTGGGTCTAGGATAGGGGGCAATTTTGGTTGAGCGGCTTTCGTGGCCTGCCTTCCATTTAGGGCAGATCAGCAAGCTTGGGCTTATACCGCCGCATCCAAGCCAACCGGGTCATCGGTGCGTGTTCGGTTCTCGGCAATGCGCTCCGCTATGGCATCTAGGTTCCCCATAACAATTTTACCAAAGGCCCTTTTCATCACCAGCTGGCCCAACAACCACCCAAGCGGTCCAAATTTCACCTGAAAATCCAAAGCCCACTTCAAAGTCGTCCGTTTGCCGTGACTGGGAACGATGTCGATCTGCGCAATCAAACGTCGAAACGGAATAGACCCGAATTCCGAACATTCGATCAACTGGCCACGGTTAGGTGTCCATTCAATCACTTTCTCCGTGATGGATGTCCCATTTTCAAAGAAATTACGCCGCTTGGATCCGACACCATCTTCGCCAGTGGTCAAAGCCTCTACTGACACCACCAAAGGGCAGTACTGCTCTGCCTGCATGTAGCGGCCAATGACGGCCCAAACTTCCTCGGGTGTGGCATCAAGTTCGATTGAGCGAGAGCAGTTTAGCACATTTCTATCCTTCATAATTCGGCACAAGCACCGATTCCTTGTTTGATTTTTCTTACATAAGTGGGCACTGCTGACAGCATGGTGTCAGCAGTGTGTCGATAGGGTCAAGAAATGCGCAAAACCGAACGCCTTTTTCAGATCATTCAGGTCCTTCGTGGGGCAAAGGCCCCTGTCACTGGCCGTATGCTGGCTGACGAACTCGAAGTTTCGCTGCGCACGCTTTATCGCGATATGGCAGAATTGGTCGCACAGCGCGTTCCGATTACAGGCGAAGCGGGCACAGGCTACGTTCTTGATGATGGCTATGACATGCCGCCGTTAATGCTGACACCAGACGAGTTGGACGCGGCCGCGCTAGGGGCGTCTTGGGTGGCAAGGCATGGGGATCCGTCGCTTGCACGGGGCGCGCGGGATTTGATTGCAAAACTGTCTGAAGCGGTGCCCGAAGAGCTGCGACCGATCATATTGGACAACAGCTTTAGAACCGTTTCCTCCCGGCCATCCCCCGAGGAATCCTTTGACGGCGCTATATTACGGCAGGCCATCCGCGATCGCTTGAAATTGTCGCTTCACTACTTGGATACCAAGGGCGCAGAGTCTCGCCGGATCATCTGGCCGTTGTTCATCGCTTATTTCGATCACGCGCGGCTCATCGTCTCGTGGTGTGAAACCCGCGAGGATTTCCGTCACTTTAGGACAGACAATGTGCAATCGCTTCATATCGAGGGGCAGAAGTACCCAGTGCGTCGCGAAACGGCAATTCGTGACTGGGAAGCCATGATGGCTGAACGTCGGTCAAAAAAATAATTGGACGGGGAGAACCAGTGCTCGTCAAAAATTGCAACCTCGCCCCCACAAAGCCTGCCCTTCAAACTCTGATCCCACCAAGCCCGTAAGCCTGCCAAAAAAGACCACCGCACAGGGACAAGCGGACGCGCCCAAACAGGGCCACCGCTTAGGAATTTACGTCGATTCCTTGCGGGGCTTGCTTTTAGTACGATATCGCACTAAGTAATGCGATATCGTACTATATGGAGAACCCCATGACCCTGTCACGCCGTAAAGCCATTGCCCTAATCGGAGGCGGCGTTGTTGTCGCAGCCGCAGCCAGCACCGGATATTCTGTCACCCGTCTGCCGCAGACCGCTGCCTTGCCATGGGCCGCAGCGGGCACCTATTCAGAGCCGCGCCGCAAGGCCCTGTCTTTTGCCCTTCTGGCACCAAACCCCCACAATCGTCAGCCATGGAAGGTTGATCTGTCAGTTGAAAACATGGTGACGGTCTATGTGGACACCGACAGGCTTTTGCCGCACACCGACCCGTTCAACCGGCAAATCACCATTGGGTTGGGATGTTTTCTCGAAGTCATGCGCATGGCCGCAGCCGAAGATGGCTACCGCGTGGAACTTACCATATTCCCCGAAGGCGAAGATGCGACGCAGCTTGACCAACGCCCTGTGGCCCATGCGCGTTTCACCCCGGACGCCGACAAGATAGCTGACCCCCTGTTTGCCCATGTTCTGCATCGCCGCTCGCTGAAAGAACCCTTTGACACCAGCCGCAGCGTCCCGGCTCAATCGCTCGCAAGCCTTGGCGCGGCCGTCACCGCTGGCACCACCTTTGGCGGCAGCATCCTGCCGCAGGATATTGCCGATCTGCGCCAACTTTCACACGAGGCCCTGCGCATCGAGATCGAAACCCCGCAAACCTATCAAGAAAGCGTCGATCTGTTCCGAATCGGCCATCGAGAAGTGGACGCCAACCCCGACGGCATCGATTTCACCGGCCCGCTGTTTGAAACCCTGCGCCTGACCGGCCTGTTTGACCGTGACAGCGCGCTTGATACCAGCTCTGCCGCCTATCAGGCCGGGATGGATGCGGTCTATGCCAATACCGACACTGCCATGGGGCACCTCTGGTTGGTCACATCAGACAACACCCGGCGCGATCAAATCAAAGCCGGGGCTGACTGGGTCCGAGTCAATCTGGCCGCCACCAGCCTAGGTTTGGGAATTCAGCCCCTCAGTCAGCCGTTGCAAGAGTATCCGGAAATGGCCAAACTCTATGCCAAGATCCATGACCAGCTTGCGCCGGAGGGCGGAACAGTTCAGATGTTTGCCCGTATTGGCTATGGCCCCACCGTATCCCCCAGCCCCCGCTGGCCCCTGGAAGAGAAAATTGTCCAAACCTGACGAAAACACCACCACGATCTTTCGCTTGATCAACGAGATCATGATCATTGCGCAATTGTCTGGCAGATTGTTTGAAAGACGTCTGCCAGATGGGTTTCTGGTCTCGCATTTCTCGGTGCTCAACCATTTGGTGCGGCTGGGTGATGGGCGCACGCCGTTGGCCATCGCCCGCGCCCTTCAGGTGCCCAAAACCTCGATGACCCACACATTGGCGGGTCTGCGCAAGGCCGGCTTGGTGTCTTTTGAACCCAATCCGACCGACAGCCGTTCCAAATGTGTGATGCTCACCGAGGCAGGCCGCCAGTTCCGCGACGCTGCAATTGCAGGGCTGGGTCCTGACGTGGCCAAATTTGAACAGGTCATTCCCAGCGAAAGCGTTTCAGAAATCCTGCCCATGCTGGAAAACATCCGCGCCTATCTTGACCAAGAGCGCGATGGCTAGTGTGCAGATCGCTAGCTTGGCAGCACAGCGCTATTTGAAAACCCGCCATCCACAACAATCTCTGTGCCCGCCACAAATCCCGCTTCTTTAGACGCCAGATACAACACCGCCTGCGCAACATCTGCGGACTGCCCCATGCGGCCTGCCGGAATACGCGTCGCAATGAAATCCTTCGTGCCATCCAGCGCAGCCCCCTCTAGTCCCATCTTGGAAAAAATCGGTGTGTCGGTTGGGCCAGGGCTGATGCAATTCACTCGCACACCCCGAGGCAGCAATTCGGTGGACAAGGTTTTGGCCAAGGACCGCACCGCTGCTTTGCTGGCGGAATAAACCGATGTATTGGGTTCACCCATCCGATTGGCAACAGAGGTGGTCAGCACAATTGAGGCAGGCGTGTTCAAAACGGGCAGGGCTGCCTGCACCGTGTTAATGACCCCTTTGACGTTCACATCAAACACCCGGTCATAATGATCAGACGGGGCAGCCTCAAAGGGCAAAAACTCTGCGATCCCGGCGTTGGCAAAAACCGCATCAACTGCGCC is drawn from Cognatishimia sp. WU-CL00825 and contains these coding sequences:
- a CDS encoding MarR family transcriptional regulator; protein product: MSKPDENTTTIFRLINEIMIIAQLSGRLFERRLPDGFLVSHFSVLNHLVRLGDGRTPLAIARALQVPKTSMTHTLAGLRKAGLVSFEPNPTDSRSKCVMLTEAGRQFRDAAIAGLGPDVAKFEQVIPSESVSEILPMLENIRAYLDQERDG
- a CDS encoding YafY family protein; protein product: MRKTERLFQIIQVLRGAKAPVTGRMLADELEVSLRTLYRDMAELVAQRVPITGEAGTGYVLDDGYDMPPLMLTPDELDAAALGASWVARHGDPSLARGARDLIAKLSEAVPEELRPIILDNSFRTVSSRPSPEESFDGAILRQAIRDRLKLSLHYLDTKGAESRRIIWPLFIAYFDHARLIVSWCETREDFRHFRTDNVQSLHIEGQKYPVRRETAIRDWEAMMAERRSKK
- a CDS encoding SRPBCC family protein — encoded protein: MLNCSRSIELDATPEEVWAVIGRYMQAEQYCPLVVSVEALTTGEDGVGSKRRNFFENGTSITEKVIEWTPNRGQLIECSEFGSIPFRRLIAQIDIVPSHGKRTTLKWALDFQVKFGPLGWLLGQLVMKRAFGKIVMGNLDAIAERIAENRTRTDDPVGLDAAV
- a CDS encoding SDR family oxidoreductase is translated as MQDFTNFVVAITGGNSGIGLETAIAFKAKGAKVAIFGRDQATLDHAAQAHGFVTHKGDVINRAQLEAFFLQVKTELGAVDAVFANAGIAEFLPFEAAPSDHYDRVFDVNVKGVINTVQAALPVLNTPASIVLTTSVANRMGEPNTSVYSASKAAVRSLAKTLSTELLPRGVRVNCISPGPTDTPIFSKMGLEGAALDGTKDFIATRIPAGRMGQSADVAQAVLYLASKEAGFVAGTEIVVDGGFSNSAVLPS
- the hemF gene encoding oxygen-dependent coproporphyrinogen oxidase codes for the protein MTSQMASEKAQASAWFRELRNQIVAAFETLEDTHAKGPFSDQPAGRFEVTETSRTSEDGSDAGGGLMSVMRGGRVFEKVGVNISTVYGTLGERAQNAMAARKGLPGMKEDPRFWASGISLVAHMQNPHCPAVHMNTRMFWTPHAWWFGGGSDLNPCLEYDADTAHFHDVQKTHCDRHGTAHYPRLKAWADDYFYIPHRNRARGVGGIFLDDHNSGDWASDFAFIQDIGQAFLPAFVPLVEKRRTDDFGSVEKDAQLVHRGLYAEYNLVYDRGTKFGLETGHDANAVLMSLPPMAKWV
- a CDS encoding twin-arginine translocation pathway signal protein → MTLSRRKAIALIGGGVVVAAAASTGYSVTRLPQTAALPWAAAGTYSEPRRKALSFALLAPNPHNRQPWKVDLSVENMVTVYVDTDRLLPHTDPFNRQITIGLGCFLEVMRMAAAEDGYRVELTIFPEGEDATQLDQRPVAHARFTPDADKIADPLFAHVLHRRSLKEPFDTSRSVPAQSLASLGAAVTAGTTFGGSILPQDIADLRQLSHEALRIEIETPQTYQESVDLFRIGHREVDANPDGIDFTGPLFETLRLTGLFDRDSALDTSSAAYQAGMDAVYANTDTAMGHLWLVTSDNTRRDQIKAGADWVRVNLAATSLGLGIQPLSQPLQEYPEMAKLYAKIHDQLAPEGGTVQMFARIGYGPTVSPSPRWPLEEKIVQT